GGCCTGGGCGTACCTGTGGAAACTGGAATAGACATAGTCCTTGGGCGCTTTGACCAGTCCATGCTTGACAGGGTTGTAATGAGTGTATTCGACATGGCGCTCCAGATCATTTTCGTCCCGAATCGTATGTTCCCAGAAGCGTCGCTGCCATACGGCCCGCTCTCCTTTCAAACGTCGTGTTGGATCCAACATATCTTCATTTCTATGATGATACGTCCTGCTGAAGTCGCTCTTTATCAATCTCCATCGAACCGAGAAATCCGCGTCTCTCCGGGGCAGTGTCCAGACGGCATGGATGTGGTCCGGAAGCACGACAACGGCGTCTATCACAAACGGATGGGTTTTCATGACCCTTGCAATTGATTCGCGCAACCGCTGGATATGAGCCGGATCAGCGAAAACGGGCCGGCGCCGGTGCGTTACCACAGTAAAGAAAAACGTGCCGCCGGGTATGTATGCCCTCCGGTATTGCATGGAAAAGGCGTCCT
The sequence above is drawn from the Deltaproteobacteria bacterium genome and encodes:
- a CDS encoding transposase, whose translation is MQYRRAYIPGGTFFFTVVTHRRRPVFADPAHIQRLRESIARVMKTHPFVIDAVVVLPDHIHAVWTLPRRDADFSVRWRLIKSDFSRTYHHRNEDMLDPTRRLKGERAVWQRRFWEHTIRDENDLERHVEYTHYNPVKHGLVKAPKDYVYSSFHRYAQAGLMDVNWGAGTKMEFDASVGRE